TCTGTTCCCTGCGCAATTTTTCAAGTGAGGTGAAGCCGAAGGATATTCTCAATCGTGCGCGGTTCAAAACCGGCCTTCTCAATCTGCTTACGCTGCTGAGAAAAAACTGCAGGTAGGTATCGTTCGCCCGGGGATGGCCTTTTTCCTCGGGGAGTATTTCTTTTCTTTTTTTCAGCCGCCAGTATTTTATTCTGCCGTAAAGTTCTATCCTCTCGCCGGAATCTTTAAATGAGGCGCCCTGATAAAAAGCCAGGAATTTCGGTTTTCTCCGCGGAGCGTGCGCGAGGGGAACCCTGTACCATTTTTCTTCAAGGAGAATCCTCCTGTCCAGGTTTGTTTTAAGGACGCATACAAGAACATCAGGCCTTAGCTTTTCCATAAGCAAATTATAGTAAACAAAGCGCCGCGCTTTCAACCCGATCTTTGCAATAAATAATGAGGAACCGAAGCGGGGAGTATGCGCGTGTTACCTGCCGGGCCTTGACAAGAACAAAGAACTTTAATAACATCACAAAGATGATGATAATTGTGATGAAAGACGCAGGGTAATTAAGAGATCAGGTTTAGGGAGGAGAGATGCGGATAAAAGTTAATGGCAAAACAAATGAAATTGAAAAGAGTCTTACTGTAGCCGAACTTCTTGTATTAAATGAAGTTGAAATGCCCGATATGGTA
This is a stretch of genomic DNA from Candidatus Omnitrophota bacterium. It encodes these proteins:
- a CDS encoding DUF559 domain-containing protein produces the protein MEKLRPDVLVCVLKTNLDRRILLEEKWYRVPLAHAPRRKPKFLAFYQGASFKDSGERIELYGRIKYWRLKKRKEILPEEKGHPRANDTYLQFFLSSVSRLRRPVLNRARLRISFGFTSLEKLRREQSIRGLFDIPPMDDILEAMLRKNKIPFKKEFIVKRKNAKIFRLDFALIGSPKPIDVECDGYRWHSRKQQRIKDKLRDEELKKLGWKIIRISEEDLLKKPSSVLKKIKKSFSLQRDFQNIGS